The sequence CAACATCGCGTCGACCTCCGGCAAGAAGCCCTACCCGCGCCAGAGCCTCTACTGCGCGTCCAAGGCCGCCGTGATCGCCTTCTCGCGCTGCATGGCGCTCGACGCGCGCGAGCACGGCATCCGCGTGCACGCGGTCTGCCCGGGCGCGGTCGACACGCCCTTGGCGAACGAGATCCATCCGGAGCGCGATCGCGACGGCTGGCTGAGGCCCGAGGACGTGGCGGAAGCCGTCGTCTACCTGCTGCGCACGCCGCCGAACGTGGTGACCGACGAGCTCGTTCTCCGCCGCTTCCACGCCGACCCCATCTGACGCCGGCGCGCCCGGCGCACCGCGCGTTCGCGGGAGGTGCCGCCGTTGCATGAGGAACCCGGCGCGCTGCCGCCGCCGCTGAAGTGGGCCGGCGGCAAGCGCTGGCTCGTTCCGCTCCTGGCGGTGATCTACGCGCCGCACCGCGATCTGCGGCTCGTGGAGCCCTTCGTCGGCGGCATGGCCGTCGCGCTCGGCCTGCGCCCGGACCGGGCGCTGCTGGCCGACGCGAACCCCCACGTGATCGCCCTCTACCGCCACCTCAGCCGCGGCCTGCGCGTCACTCTCCCCATGCGCAACGACCGCGCGGCGTACTACGCGGCCCGGGAACGCTTCAACGCGCTCCTCCGCGAGGGACGCGGCGACTCCGCCGAGGCCGCGCAGCTCTTCTACTACCTCAATCGCACCGGCTACAACGGGCTCTGCCGCTTCAACGCCCGTGGCGAGCTCAACGTGCCCTTCGGCTCCTACCGCGCCATACGGTACGCGCGCGGGTTCGAGGAGTACGCCCCGTTGCTCGCGCGCTGGGAGCTGCGCTGCTGCCGCTTCGAGGCCATCGACGCCGGGCCGGGCGACTTCGTCTACGCCGACCCGCCGTACGACGTTGAGTTCACGCGCTACAGCAAGGAGGGCTTCGCCTGGCCCGACCAGGTGACGCTCGCCGACTGGCTCGCGCTCCGCGAGGGACCGGTTGTCGCCTCCAACCAGGCCACTCCGCGGATTCTGGCGCTCTACCGCGAGCGCGGCTTCCGCGTGGAGACGCGCCCGGCGCCGCGGCGCATCGCCTGCAACGGAGACCGCACCCCCGCCCTCGAGATGATCGCCACCCGCAACCTTGGAGACGCGCTTTCGGCCGCGGGCGGGGCTCCGCGGTCGGGTCCTGCATGAACTTGACGCGCGGGCGGTTCTAGCATATACTGCCCTCTGTTCGGCGCCCCATCCGGTCAGCCCCGACGGAGTGGTTGCCTGGCTACGCCCTCGTTTCC comes from Chthonomonadales bacterium and encodes:
- a CDS encoding Dam family site-specific DNA-(adenine-N6)-methyltransferase, producing the protein MHEEPGALPPPLKWAGGKRWLVPLLAVIYAPHRDLRLVEPFVGGMAVALGLRPDRALLADANPHVIALYRHLSRGLRVTLPMRNDRAAYYAARERFNALLREGRGDSAEAAQLFYYLNRTGYNGLCRFNARGELNVPFGSYRAIRYARGFEEYAPLLARWELRCCRFEAIDAGPGDFVYADPPYDVEFTRYSKEGFAWPDQVTLADWLALREGPVVASNQATPRILALYRERGFRVETRPAPRRIACNGDRTPALEMIATRNLGDALSAAGGAPRSGPA